In the genome of Solirubrobacterales bacterium, the window GTCTGCATGGTTCCGCGCCGGCCCTTTGCGTCACGGTAGTCGTCGATCGAGGCCCCCCCGAGGTCGAGCCCTCGCTGGAGGGCCTCCACCACCCCGTCCCGGAGGGCCCGGTGATGCGCCTCCCGCATCGATCCCGCCGGAGACAGCGGATGCAGGCGGGCCCGGAAGAGAGCCTCGTCGGCGTAGATGTTCCCCACCCCTGCGACCACCTGCTGGTTGAGCAGAAAGGACTTGAGCGGACCGGTACGGCCGGCGCTCACCCGGGCCATCTCCTCCACGGTGAACTCGTCCGAGAGCGGCTCGACACCCAGCCGCTTCCCGAAGTAACCCTGGAGTTCGTCCGGTCCGGCGACGAACCCGCGACCGAATCTGCGGGGATCCGAGAATCTCAGTTCACCACCATCATCCAGCTCGAATCTGACCTTGAGATGGCGCTCCCCGAGATCAGGAGTGTCAATTCGGGGGTCGCCGGGGTTGGCGATACCGTCCGGTGAGACCAGGACCAGCGATCCGGTCATCCGCAGGTGGATGACCACGGATCTTCCATCATCCAGTTCGAGCAGCAGATACTTGCCGCGGCGGCCGACGTCGATCACTTCCCGGTCAACGACCGCCCGTTCAAACTCGGCCGGACGGCCCGGCTTGGTGAAGTACTCGTCGAGGACCTCCACCGCGGCGATCCGGCGTCCGGTGAGATCCGGATCGAGCTGGCGACGGATGGTCTCGACTTCGGGCAACTCGGGCACCGGGCGGTTCTATCAACCACCGTCCGGCGATGCGCGCCCGACCCGCGACTCCCGGCTACCGCTTGATCACTGCCCTGGGGTGGCTGCGGTAGTAGACATCCTTGAGCTGGCGGCCGGACAGGTGGGTGTAGATCTGTGTGGTTGCCACGTCGGCGTGTCCGAGCATCTCCTGTACCGCCCGCAGGTCACAGCCCCCGGCCAGCAGATGGGTGGCGAAGGAGTGTCTCAGAGTGTGGGGGCTCATCCGGTCCTCCAGCCCGGCCGCCCTGGCATGTCCCTGAACGATCTTGTAGAGGCCCTGCCGGCTCAGGTTGCGGCCACGGAAGTTGAGAAAGAGAGCCTTCTCGGGCCGACCCCGGACCAGTTCCGATCTGCCACCGGCGAGCCAGGACCGAACGGCAGCAATGGCCTGGCTGCCGAGCGGCACTATTCGTTCCTTGGAGCCCTTGCCGCGGGCCCGAAGCATCCCTTCCCGGAGATCCACATCGGTCAGCTCGAGACCCACGACCTCGGACGCCCGCAGCCCACAGGCGTACATCACCTCGAGGATCGCCCGATCCCTGCGGGCCGAAGGCGAACTCCCGACCGGAGTGGACAGCAGCTTCGAGACCTCCGCCTGGTTGAGCACCTTCGGCAGCTTCTTCGCCCGTCTCGGGGTGACCAGCCCGGCGGTCGGATCGTCGGCAATCAGGTCCTCACGCCTGAGGTGGCGGTAGAAGGCACGCAGGGCGGCCGTCTTGCGGTGAACCGTCGCCGGAGCCAGGGGCCGGCCATCGGCCCCCGGGCTGAGGCTGGACACGTAGTCCGACAGCTCCCCCGGGCCGACCTCGACCGGGTCGGCCCCGACCCGGGTGAGCCACGACCCGTACTGGAGCAGATCGGTCCGGTAGGCGTTCAGGGTATTTCGGGAAAGTCCGCGCTCGAGTTCGAGGTGAGCGAGGAAGTCGAGTAGCAGGTGCTCGAAACGGGCTCCGGCCGCCGGCGAAGTACCGGAGGGATCGGTCACGGTCACGGACGGGGGCATGCGCCCCTCTTCCCCCTGCCGGGGCGGGCCCCTTCCGGCGCAATCGATCGGCCGGGATCAGGGGCAGAGACCGGCCAGGCGCTGTCCGGCAGCGAGCGGCGCGGCAAAGAAGGCCGGATCATCGGTCAGGTCGCGCCCCATGCTCCGGCGGGGCAGGCCGCTTTTCAGGTATCCGGTCAGGTCGGCCCTCTCGGGAGCGGCTCTGTGTCCGCCACGACCAAGCCCTCGGACCAGCGCCGGGAGCCCGCCCTCGGGGGCGAGGTCGCCGAGCAGTTCATCCACATTTTCCGGAACCGGCACCTCGACCGGTCCGAGACAGAGCGAGAGCACCGCCCGGGAGTGGTGACTCAGGCCGGTGTGACGAGGGCGAGGATCGGCGGCCGAGATCCGCGGCACGAGCAGCGCCGGCAGGTCCAGGGCGAGGGCCGCGTGGAGGACCTCCAGGGCGGCCATCCCGCCATGCCCGAAAGCGGTCTCGGAACCCAGGATGCCCGGGCCCGGACCGGCGATCACCCCGTCCCAGCCGAGACTGTCGGCCGCATCCAGGGCTCCGACCAGGGTGATCGTCTCGAGCTGACCCCCGTAGGCCGGTCCGGCCGTCAGGTGACCGGCCAGGATCCCTCGGTCGATCAGTTCCCGGACGTCGCGCGAAAGCTTGCCGGGGAGCGCCCCTCCCCCGGTCTGGACGTACCCGATCCGGGGCCGCTCCGGGGCCGGCCCCTGGCCCGCCGCCCAGGCTGCGGGGGCGAGATGGCCGTGAAGCCCGAGCGCGAGGACCGGCACTCCTCGCTCGGGCCGGGGCGGATTCTTTCCGGAGGGACCCACCGCCCGTTCGACGGTGGCCACCGGATGCTGGAGCGGGCTGTAATTCAACTTCATCACGTGCTCGGTCGCGGAACCCGATCCGGCCAGACCCCGGGTCAGGTTGACGCAGACCAGGTCGAAACCGCCCGATCCGAGTCCGAGGTCGAGGGCCTCGACGTTGAGCACCACCTCGTCGCCGATTCGGCATTCGCCGACCAGAGCGGGGTCGGCCCAGGCGGGGCGGTCCTCACCTTCAGCGGCGTCTTCGAGCCGCACGGTCAACGGCTCGGTCGCGACCACCCGACCACGCCGAAGTTTCAGCACGCGGCTTCCCGTTCCGCGGCCCGTTCCACGATCTCCTCGCAGATCGCCAGCATCCGGAACAGGTCGTCACGGGCCACCGCTTCCGAGGAGGTGTGATTGTCACTGCTCCCGTCAGCGAGCAGCAGACAGTCCATCCCGCGGTCGATGAAGACATTGGCGTCCGACCCACCCCCGGTTGCGACCCGGCTGGCAGGGATCTCCAGAGCCCGAAGGGCGGACTCGGCAACCTCGAGGGCTGCCGATTCCCCCGGGATCCGGTACCCCGGAAACACCCGCTCGGTGACCAGATCCACCTCACAGCCCGCCTCGGAGGCGGCCAGGGTCATCCGGTCACCCATCTCGGCGATCAGCGCCAGCGCCCGTTCGTGGTTCACCGACCGGGCTTCGGCCTCGATCCGGCAGATCCCCGGAACCACGTTCCCGGAGCTGCCTCCGGAAATCAGCCCGACGTTGGCGGTGGTCTCCTCGTCCAGTCGGCCCAGATCCATCGAGGAGATCGCGTCTGCGGCTGCGGCAATCGCCGATCGACCGTCCTCGGGTCGGACCCCGGCGTGTGCCTCGACTCCCTGGAAGGTGGCCCGAATCCGCATGTGAGTCGGGGCCGCCACGATCACCTCGCCGACCGGGCTGGCATGATCGATCACGTAGCCGATCCGGGCCTTCAGGCGATTCTGGTCGAAGGCGACCGCCCCCAGCAACCCCTGCTCCTCCGCGACCGTGAGCAGCAGCTCGATCCCGATCGCGGGTGGTTCGTCGGCATGCCGGGCGGCCAGTTCGAGCAGCACCGAGACCGCCGCCTTGTTGTCCGCTCCGAGGATCGTGTCACCGACCGAACGGTAGATCCCGTCCCCGTCGAGAGTCACCTCGATCGGACCCTCGTGCGGCACCGTGTCGAGGTGGGCGCAGAACATCACCCAGCCCGGTGATCGTCCCGGGATCCGGCAGAGCAGATTGCCCGCCCCGGCACCGGCCGGGCCGGCCGCGTCGTCTTCATCGACCGTGAACCCGAACGATTCGAGCTCTGCACGGACGAGATCGGCTACCCGACGTTCCTCCCCGGTCGGGCTGGCCGTTTCACAGAGGCGGACAAAGCGGCTCACCGAGGCCGGCTCAGCTCACGGTGCAGCGACGTCGGCCGACTTCCGACCGATTCCGGAAAGCCGGTACAGAATGATCAATATCAACGGGTTGAGAAGATCGAGCCAGAGAACCGCCCCGCTGTTGTTCGGCTCGTGATTGTCGTACTTGACCAGTTGGTGGATGTGCCCGTAGGCGTCACCCCAGAACAGTATGGTCGCGAACAGCACCGCCGCCAGCCAGAACTTCGGGTCCCGAATCCAGAAGCAGAGCAGCCCGACCACGCCGATGGCGAGATCGCCCATCGCGTTCTCGAACTGGAACGCCCCGGTCCCGGTCGGGGTCCAGGGGACGAACCCGATCCCCTCGGCGGTCTCCTTCGCATCGAAAACGTGAAAGGCCGCCCCGAAGATCGAGGCGACACCGATCGCGATTCCGAGCCAGTACATGAGCAGGACCCTCGCGACGGCTTCCCGACCGCGTTCCTCCTTGCGTCGCCAGAGGTGGATCGCTGCTCCGATCAGAGCGACGACAATCCAGAAAGCGAACGCCATCCTCAGACCTCCTTGGCTTCGATTGATTCGGGTAGATCGCCGGATGCCGGCTCTCTCGATGCGGCAAGCTCGCGAGCGGCCTTCATGAACTCGCGGAACAGGGGTTCCGGTCGGTTCGGCCGGGAGTTGAACTCCGGGTGGAACTGGGACGCGACGTAGAACGGGTGGTCGGGAAGCTCGACGATCTCGACCAGCCGCTCGTCCGGCGAGGTACCGGAACAGACCAGACCCCGGTCCTCGAGCTTGGTCCGGAGCAGGTTGTTGACCTCGTAGCGGTGCCGGTGCCGCTTGTAGATCACCGGTTCTCCGAAGATCCGTTCAGCTTCGGTTCCTCCGTGGATCTTCACCGGATCGGCCCCGAGGCGCATGGTTCCCCCCATGTCCGAGACCTCTTTCTGCTCCGGCAGGAGATCGACCACCGGGTACGGGGTCTCGGGGTCGAACTCGGCCGAGTTGGCCCCCTCCATCCCGGCGATGTGACGGGCAAACTCGATCACCGCGATCTGCATTCCGAGGCAGATTCCGAGGTACGGGATTCCGTTCTCGCGGGCGTAGCGGGCCGCCTCCACCTTGCCCTCCACCCCGCGCTCGCCGAAACCACCGGGGATCAGCACTCCGTCTGCCCCTTCGAGGCGGGAAGGTTCGAAGTCGTCCGAGTCGACCAGGTCGATCCGGACCTTGACCCCGTTGTGGATCGCGCCGTGTTCGAGCGCCTCGATCACCGACTTGTAGGCGTCGGCCAGCTGGACGTACTTTCCGACCAGGGCGATCCGGACTTCGCCTTCGGCCCGGTCGGCCATCCTCAGCATCTCCTCCCAGTCGGCGAGATCCGGCAGCGGGCCTTCCATCCGGAAGTGGTCGAGGATGAAGTCATCGAGCCCTTCCGCCCGGTACATCAGCGGAATCTTGTAGACGTTGTCCACGTCCTGGCCGGAGATGACCGATTCGGTCGGAAGGCTGGCGAACTGGGCGATCTTGCGACGGATGTCCCGGTCGAGGCCGGAAACCGAGCGGCAGATCAGCGCATCCGGCTGGATCCCGATTCGCCGCAGCTCATTGACCGAGTGCTGGGTCGGTTTGGTCTTCATCTCCCCGGCATGCTTGATGTAGGGGACCAGGGTCAGGTGGATGAACATCGCCCGGCGGGGTCCGAGATCGGTGTAAAGCTGGCGGATCGCCTCGAGAAACGGCAGAGACTCGATATCTCCCACCGTGCCGCCGATCTCGGTGATCACGAAATCAACCTGCTTGGCCTCGGCCACGATCAGGATCCGGTTCTTGATCTCGTCGGTGATGTGCGGGATCACCTGAACGGTTCCGCCGAGGTAGTCACCCCGGCGCTCCCGGCTGATCACCGAGTTGTAGATCGCGCCGGCGGTCACATTTGATGCCCGGGAGGCGTTCTCGTCGGTAAACCGTTCGTAGTGGCCGAGGTCGAGATCGGTCTCGGCCCCGTCCTCGGTCACGAACACCTCGCCGTGCTGAAACGGGCTCATCGTCCCGGGATCGACGTTGATGTACGGATCGAACTTCTGGATCTGGACCCGGAAACCACGGGCGACCAGCAGCCTTCCGATCGAGGCCGAGGCGATGCCCTTGCCGAGGGCAGAGAGTACGCCACCGGTGACGAAAATGAAGCGGGTATCTCCAGGGGCCTGATCGCTCACTTGACTCTGCCGAGGGAGTCTATAAACCGCAGGGGCGGAAAGCGGTCGATGAAGGCCGAGATCGAACGGAACTCGCCGAAAATGGTCACCGCGACGACGATTCCGAGCATGATCAGCCGGGCCGACTGGCCCGGTCCGGTGAGCAGCACCATGCCGGCCACGGCACCGGCAAGGTTGGATCCGGTGTCGCCGAGCATCGCCCGCTCCCTGAGGGTGAACCAGGCCCCGACCAGGAACGGGCCGAGGAAGATCCCGCTCACTTCCAGCGCCCGGAGGGAGGGGCCGGCAATCGAGACCACGGCGACCACCACAAGCAGTGATTTCTCGACCCGTCCGCCCCGCAGATCGAGCAGGTTGAACAGGTTGGTGACCAGGATCAGCAGGGCAACGTCGACCGCGTACATGCCCCATCCCCCGCCGCTGTCCGCCAGCACATAGACCGCCAGCGCGAGCGATCCGACCGCCTTGATCGCACCGGTCGAAAGCCGCCCCTCGGTCACTGCGGTGGCATGGCCACGCCAGCCGCGTGGGGTGTTGCGCTCCTCTCCTCGTCCCAGGGCGTCATCGAGCAGGCCGAGGAAGGCCACCCCGGCCAGGTACACCGGCCACCGGCCGAGATCGGGAATCAGGGAGGCCCCGGTCCGGGCGTCGAGTGCGGCGAGTGGTGCGAGCGCAACCAGAGCGGCAACGAAGAGCACCGTCCCCAGCGGGAAGGCGAGCCGGCGGTCCCGGTAGTTGACCCGGATGTGACCGGCAGCCACAAGGCCCCTCACCCCGGCAGGGATCAGAACCGCCCCAACCGCCGTGCCGACCAGGATCCCGGCCCAGACGACGGCTCAGCCCTTCCCTTCGGCGCGATCCGGACCGGTGCTGGAGCCGGGAACGGGGGCCAGCAACTCCGGAACCAACGCCCCGGCATCCGGCCCTACTCCAAAACTTCCTACCGCTCCGTTCAGGGAGTAGATCAGGCTGACCTTTCCCGAGGGCATATCGACGTTGTCGACCGTGGTCAGGTTGTTGTCGTGGAAGAATCCGATCCCGGAGGGTTCGGTGCCCAGGGTTTCGACCCCGACCACCCGGATTCCGGTGCCGGCCGCTCCCGAGACGACTGCCCGGTCGAGCTGGTCGCTGAGTCCCGCCCCGTCCCCGGAACCGGCCTCCTTCTCGTCCCGGTAGAAGACAAGTCCGTCAAGTCGGCCGAACTGGCCGCTCGACTGGGAGAACATCACTCCGTCGGTCAACTCCAGCACCCGACCTCCGGTGACCAGCTGGCGACCGAACGTCTCACCGAAACGGGTCACCAGACGCGGGCGGGCCCCCAGCCCGGCCAGCCGGGTGCCTCCGAGTGCGTCGGCCAGCTCACCGGTTTCGGGCGGCTGGCGGAGCGCGCCCACCGCGACCAGTCTGCCCCCGGTCGGTTCGATCGCCTCCTCCACCGACTCGGTCACCTCTGACGGCAGCTCGCCAAACCCGACCAGCCCGATCCGTCGTCCGGCCAGCCGGGAGTCAACCAGCAGCGGATAAACCGTGCGCCCGAAACTGTTCGACCAGCCCTCCCGGCGTTCGAGTTCGCTGACCTCGGTCCGGGACGCGTCCAGAT includes:
- the mutM gene encoding bifunctional DNA-formamidopyrimidine glycosylase/DNA-(apurinic or apyrimidinic site) lyase — protein: MPELPEVETIRRQLDPDLTGRRIAAVEVLDEYFTKPGRPAEFERAVVDREVIDVGRRGKYLLLELDDGRSVVIHLRMTGSLVLVSPDGIANPGDPRIDTPDLGERHLKVRFELDDGGELRFSDPRRFGRGFVAGPDELQGYFGKRLGVEPLSDEFTVEEMARVSAGRTGPLKSFLLNQQVVAGVGNIYADEALFRARLHPLSPAGSMREAHHRALRDGVVEALQRGLDLGGASIDDYRDAKGRRGTMQTEFLVHRREGEPCPECGEPIRRIVVGGRSTYFCPDCQTRLRRKPRR
- the xerD gene encoding site-specific tyrosine recombinase XerD — its product is MPPSVTVTDPSGTSPAAGARFEHLLLDFLAHLELERGLSRNTLNAYRTDLLQYGSWLTRVGADPVEVGPGELSDYVSSLSPGADGRPLAPATVHRKTAALRAFYRHLRREDLIADDPTAGLVTPRRAKKLPKVLNQAEVSKLLSTPVGSSPSARRDRAILEVMYACGLRASEVVGLELTDVDLREGMLRARGKGSKERIVPLGSQAIAAVRSWLAGGRSELVRGRPEKALFLNFRGRNLSRQGLYKIVQGHARAAGLEDRMSPHTLRHSFATHLLAGGCDLRAVQEMLGHADVATTQIYTHLSGRQLKDVYYRSHPRAVIKR
- a CDS encoding DUF3866 family protein, giving the protein MLKLRRGRVVATEPLTVRLEDAAEGEDRPAWADPALVGECRIGDEVVLNVEALDLGLGSGGFDLVCVNLTRGLAGSGSATEHVMKLNYSPLQHPVATVERAVGPSGKNPPRPERGVPVLALGLHGHLAPAAWAAGQGPAPERPRIGYVQTGGGALPGKLSRDVRELIDRGILAGHLTAGPAYGGQLETITLVGALDAADSLGWDGVIAGPGPGILGSETAFGHGGMAALEVLHAALALDLPALLVPRISAADPRPRHTGLSHHSRAVLSLCLGPVEVPVPENVDELLGDLAPEGGLPALVRGLGRGGHRAAPERADLTGYLKSGLPRRSMGRDLTDDPAFFAAPLAAGQRLAGLCP
- a CDS encoding M20/M25/M40 family metallo-hydrolase — protein: MSRFVRLCETASPTGEERRVADLVRAELESFGFTVDEDDAAGPAGAGAGNLLCRIPGRSPGWVMFCAHLDTVPHEGPIEVTLDGDGIYRSVGDTILGADNKAAVSVLLELAARHADEPPAIGIELLLTVAEEQGLLGAVAFDQNRLKARIGYVIDHASPVGEVIVAAPTHMRIRATFQGVEAHAGVRPEDGRSAIAAAADAISSMDLGRLDEETTANVGLISGGSSGNVVPGICRIEAEARSVNHERALALIAEMGDRMTLAASEAGCEVDLVTERVFPGYRIPGESAALEVAESALRALEIPASRVATGGGSDANVFIDRGMDCLLLADGSSDNHTSSEAVARDDLFRMLAICEEIVERAAEREAAC
- a CDS encoding CTP synthase; this translates as MSDQAPGDTRFIFVTGGVLSALGKGIASASIGRLLVARGFRVQIQKFDPYINVDPGTMSPFQHGEVFVTEDGAETDLDLGHYERFTDENASRASNVTAGAIYNSVISRERRGDYLGGTVQVIPHITDEIKNRILIVAEAKQVDFVITEIGGTVGDIESLPFLEAIRQLYTDLGPRRAMFIHLTLVPYIKHAGEMKTKPTQHSVNELRRIGIQPDALICRSVSGLDRDIRRKIAQFASLPTESVISGQDVDNVYKIPLMYRAEGLDDFILDHFRMEGPLPDLADWEEMLRMADRAEGEVRIALVGKYVQLADAYKSVIEALEHGAIHNGVKVRIDLVDSDDFEPSRLEGADGVLIPGGFGERGVEGKVEAARYARENGIPYLGICLGMQIAVIEFARHIAGMEGANSAEFDPETPYPVVDLLPEQKEVSDMGGTMRLGADPVKIHGGTEAERIFGEPVIYKRHRHRYEVNNLLRTKLEDRGLVCSGTSPDERLVEIVELPDHPFYVASQFHPEFNSRPNRPEPLFREFMKAARELAASREPASGDLPESIEAKEV
- a CDS encoding copper transporter, with product MGYSARYHAASLAAVFFALAIGILLGSQYGGELLNSTRKDLEKSLTKDLDASRTEVSELERREGWSNSFGRTVYPLLVDSRLAGRRIGLVGFGELPSEVTESVEEAIEPTGGRLVAVGALRQPPETGELADALGGTRLAGLGARPRLVTRFGETFGRQLVTGGRVLELTDGVMFSQSSGQFGRLDGLVFYRDEKEAGSGDGAGLSDQLDRAVVSGAAGTGIRVVGVETLGTEPSGIGFFHDNNLTTVDNVDMPSGKVSLIYSLNGAVGSFGVGPDAGALVPELLAPVPGSSTGPDRAEGKG